The sequence gggaaaagaatgaaaagaaagctggaCTATAGGAGAAAACAATGGAGCAGATGTGGGCAGTGCAGGTGCTGAAGGCCTTCTGCCAAGCATCTGCAGAGGAGAGGCTGACCACCGCCCTCAGGATCATGGTGTAGGAGACTGTGATGCAGAGGATGTCAAAGCCCCCAATCAGGAGGGCTACCATCAGACCATAGATAACATTGACCTTGATGTTGCCACAAGACAACTTGGCCACAGACATGTGATCACAGTAAGTATGGGGGATTATATTGCCTCTGCAGTAGGGCAGGCGCTTGATGAGGAAGGTGAAGGGAATGATGAGCAACACCCCTCTGAGAAAGGTGGAGAGACCCGCCTTTGCAATGACGGGATTGGTGAGGATAGTTGAGTAGCGCAGAGGGTAGCAGATGGCCACGTGGCGGTCCAGGGCCATGAGCATGAGCACCCCAGACTCCATTCCTGTTAGGGTGTGGACGAAGAACATCTGGATCAGGCATCCATCAAAGCTGATTTCCTTGAAATGGAACCAGAAGATGCTGAGGGCTTTGGGGATTGTACTAGAGCTAATGAAAAGGCCAGTTATGAAAAGCATGGCCAAAAAGTAGTACATGGGTCTGTGCAGGGCATCCTCATAGCAGATGAGGTAGAGGAGTCCACAGTTCCCTACCACAGCCACAACATACATGGAGCAGAATGGGAGGGAAATCCACACGTGCATGTCCTCCAGTCCTGGGATCCCGTTAAGAATGAAGGAGGCTGGTGTCACATCTGTTTGGTTCAGCATCATCATGATCAGGCTGGtgtagtcattaagcaaagtgtatgtttttagttttatgtctgtattgctttgttttttaacccTCCTAGatttggaaaaacagaaaaaaagtctcAGTTGTggatcttctctctctctgtctcttgtcTCTGTTCAGTATTGCACTTTAAATCACGGaaccaaaaaatttaaatgtcaggAATTTACAATAGAAACATAGTTTAAACACATACTTGGTTCATGCTCATGCTTAATATACACCAAGCACAGCCTTagaatttcataaatattaactcatttaatcctcactacaAGATCATGAAGTCTTTTTTCTATTAATCTGCACTCTGTAACTGAGTAAATGGAGATCCAATGTATATGAGGTTTCTTCATGTGCAActtttttttcaaaggctttctcaATCTCTTGGCCTCAGTTATAGCTATTAAGAGGACCATTCTGATTTTGATCCTTTTTAAAttaactgttctttttttttaatgcgggctaattactttccaatattgtaatgatttttgccatacattgacatgaatcagccatgggtgtacaagtgtcccccatcctgaaacccaccccccacctccctccccatcccatccctcaggttcatcccagtgcaccagtcctgagcgccctgtctcatgcattgaacctggactggcaatctatttcatatatggtaaatacatgtttcaatgctattctctcatatcattccaccgtcgccttctcccacagag comes from Cervus elaphus chromosome 1, mCerEla1.1, whole genome shotgun sequence and encodes:
- the LOC122697015 gene encoding olfactory receptor 52N4-like; the encoded protein is MMMLNQTDVTPASFILNGIPGLEDMHVWISLPFCSMYVVAVVGNCGLLYLICYEDALHRPMYYFLAMLFITGLFISSSTIPKALSIFWFHFKEISFDGCLIQMFFVHTLTGMESGVLMLMALDRHVAICYPLRYSTILTNPVIAKAGLSTFLRGVLLIIPFTFLIKRLPYCRGNIIPHTYCDHMSVAKLSCGNIKVNVIYGLMVALLIGGFDILCITVSYTMILRAVVSLSSADAWQKAFSTCTAHICSIVFSYSPAFFSFFSHRFGGHRIPSSCHIIVANIYLLLPPTMNPVVYGVKTKQIRDCVIRILSGSKYIKPHSI